A stretch of Nonomuraea africana DNA encodes these proteins:
- a CDS encoding ATP-binding cassette domain-containing protein, producing the protein MTTPVLQARGLVKRYGHVTALDGADFDLLPGEVLAVIGDNGAGKTTLIKALTGAIQPDSGEILLDGKRVRFGDPLEARRAGIETVYQDLAIAASLDIATNMFLGRELRKPGLLGKVFRMLDKHRMRAESAEHMAALKIGLRSLAVPVESLSGGQRQGVAVARAVAWASHVVVMDEPTAALGVKESGQVLDLIRRVRDRGLPVVLISHNMPHVFEIADRIHVQRLGRRVAQIKPGDHSMAEVVAIMTGAMDVADGKAVIADKGAAEAIGLS; encoded by the coding sequence ATGACCACGCCAGTTCTCCAGGCGCGGGGCCTGGTCAAGCGCTACGGACACGTCACCGCCCTCGACGGCGCCGACTTCGACCTGCTGCCCGGCGAGGTGCTCGCCGTCATCGGCGACAACGGCGCCGGCAAGACCACCCTGATCAAGGCGCTGACCGGCGCCATCCAGCCCGACTCGGGCGAGATCCTGCTCGACGGGAAACGGGTGCGCTTCGGCGACCCGCTGGAGGCGCGCAGGGCCGGGATCGAGACGGTCTACCAGGACCTGGCGATCGCCGCCTCGCTCGACATCGCCACCAACATGTTCCTCGGCAGGGAACTGCGCAAGCCCGGACTGCTCGGCAAGGTGTTCAGGATGCTGGACAAGCACCGCATGCGGGCGGAGTCCGCCGAGCACATGGCCGCGCTGAAGATCGGGCTGCGCTCGCTCGCCGTACCCGTGGAGTCGCTGTCGGGCGGGCAGCGGCAGGGCGTCGCGGTCGCCAGGGCGGTGGCGTGGGCCTCCCACGTGGTCGTCATGGACGAGCCCACGGCCGCGCTCGGGGTGAAGGAGTCCGGGCAGGTGCTCGACCTGATCCGCAGGGTCCGCGACCGCGGCCTGCCCGTGGTGCTGATCAGCCACAACATGCCGCACGTCTTCGAGATCGCCGACCGGATCCACGTCCAGCGGCTGGGCCGCAGGGTCGCGCAGATCAAGCCGGGCGACCACAGCATGGCCGAGGTGGTGGCGATCATGACGGGCGCCATGGACGTGGCGGACGGCAAGGCCGTCATCGCCGACAAGGGGGCCGCGGAGGCGATCGGCCTTTCGTGA
- a CDS encoding ABC transporter permease, which yields MAVIEATLPRRILTTPTAGPLAALVIACAFFSLNSPQFLTGGNFSLIIQQVMVVGTLAIGQTLIILTGGIDLSNGAIMAFGGIVMAKLALSMPPLLAIAAGLAVCALFGLVNGMLVTRISLPPFIVTLGMLNVVFALTHIYSQDQTVTGLPDELTFLGQTFQLGGTRVTYGSVLTIALFLLFAYLLGQTAWGRHVYALGNSPEVARLTGIRTSRLTVGVYTLAGLVYGIAALLLVSRTGVGDPQAGQTDNLDSITAVVLGGTSLFGGRGLVMGTLIGALIVGVFRNGLQLMGVPSIYQTLITGILVILAVTVDQLSRRRTR from the coding sequence ATGGCCGTCATCGAAGCGACCCTGCCGCGCAGGATCCTGACCACGCCGACGGCCGGCCCGCTGGCCGCGCTGGTGATCGCCTGCGCATTCTTCTCCCTGAACAGCCCGCAGTTCCTGACCGGCGGCAACTTCTCCCTCATCATCCAGCAGGTCATGGTCGTCGGCACGCTCGCGATCGGCCAGACGCTGATCATCCTCACGGGCGGCATCGACCTGTCGAACGGCGCGATCATGGCCTTCGGCGGCATCGTGATGGCCAAGCTGGCCCTGTCCATGCCGCCACTGCTCGCGATCGCCGCCGGCCTGGCGGTGTGCGCCCTGTTCGGTCTGGTCAACGGGATGCTGGTGACGCGGATCTCGCTGCCGCCGTTCATCGTCACGCTGGGCATGCTGAACGTGGTCTTCGCCCTCACTCACATCTACTCCCAGGACCAGACGGTCACGGGCCTGCCCGACGAGCTGACCTTCCTCGGCCAGACCTTCCAGCTCGGCGGCACCCGCGTCACCTACGGCTCCGTGCTCACGATCGCGCTCTTCCTGCTGTTCGCCTACCTGCTCGGCCAGACCGCGTGGGGCAGGCACGTCTACGCCCTCGGCAACAGCCCCGAGGTCGCCAGGCTCACCGGCATCCGCACCTCGCGGCTGACTGTCGGCGTCTACACCCTGGCCGGCCTGGTGTACGGCATCGCCGCCCTCCTGCTGGTCTCCCGCACCGGCGTGGGCGACCCGCAGGCGGGCCAGACCGACAACCTCGACAGCATCACCGCCGTCGTCCTCGGCGGAACGAGCCTGTTCGGCGGTCGCGGCCTGGTCATGGGCACGCTCATCGGCGCGCTCATCGTGGGCGTGTTCCGCAACGGCCTGCAGCTGATGGGCGTCCCGTCGATCTACCAGACGCTCATCACCGGCATCCTGGTGATCCTCGCGGTCACCGTCGACCAGCTCTCCCGCAGGAGGACCCGATGA
- a CDS encoding sugar ABC transporter substrate-binding protein, which produces MKRLIAGLGAAALMAAGCGGGTPSGSGSDTVKVGLITKTETNPFFVKMKEGATAAAKAQGAELMSAAGKFDGDNASQITAIENMVAAGVKGILITPSDTKAIVPAIKKARDAGVLVIALDTPTEPQDATDALFATDNFKAGELIGQYAKAAMAGKPAKIATLDLAPGITVGKLRHDGFLKGFGVAEGDPSIVCSQDTQGDQSKGQTAMENCLQKAPDINLVYTINEPAALGAHTALKAKGIDKDVLVVSVDGGCTGTKAVKSGQIAATSQQYPLKMAESGVKAVTDFAKGGKKATGYTDTGVTLITDKPVAGVAAKDTAFGLANCWG; this is translated from the coding sequence ATGAAACGACTCATCGCAGGCCTCGGGGCCGCAGCGCTTATGGCCGCCGGATGCGGCGGCGGCACCCCGTCCGGCTCAGGTTCGGACACCGTCAAGGTCGGCCTCATCACGAAAACAGAGACCAACCCGTTCTTCGTGAAGATGAAGGAGGGCGCGACCGCCGCCGCCAAGGCGCAGGGCGCCGAGCTCATGAGCGCGGCGGGCAAGTTCGACGGCGACAACGCCAGCCAGATCACCGCCATCGAGAACATGGTCGCCGCGGGAGTGAAGGGCATCCTGATCACGCCGAGCGACACCAAGGCCATCGTGCCCGCCATCAAGAAGGCCAGGGACGCGGGCGTGCTGGTGATCGCCCTGGACACCCCGACGGAACCGCAGGACGCCACCGACGCGCTGTTCGCGACCGACAACTTCAAGGCGGGCGAGCTGATCGGCCAGTACGCCAAGGCCGCGATGGCCGGCAAGCCCGCCAAGATCGCCACCCTGGACCTGGCTCCCGGCATCACCGTCGGCAAGCTCCGTCACGACGGCTTCCTCAAGGGCTTCGGCGTCGCCGAGGGCGACCCGTCGATCGTGTGCTCGCAGGACACGCAGGGCGACCAGTCCAAGGGCCAGACCGCCATGGAGAACTGCCTGCAGAAGGCGCCCGACATCAACCTCGTCTACACCATCAACGAGCCGGCCGCCCTCGGCGCCCACACCGCGCTGAAGGCCAAGGGCATCGACAAGGACGTGCTCGTGGTCTCCGTCGACGGCGGCTGCACGGGCACCAAGGCCGTCAAGAGCGGCCAGATCGCCGCCACCTCCCAGCAGTACCCGCTGAAGATGGCGGAGAGCGGCGTCAAGGCCGTCACCGACTTCGCCAAGGGCGGCAAGAAGGCCACCGGGTACACCGACACCGGGGTCACGCTCATCACCGACAAGCCCGTCGCAGGAGTGGCCGCCAAGGACACCGCCTTCGGCCTGGCCAACTGCTGGGGCTGA
- a CDS encoding carbohydrate kinase family protein — MIAVLGECVADAFADRRPGELAMRVLPGGGPSNTAVALARLGTPARFLGRLSDDVFGELFRERMAASGVDLSACVRAREPSTLAVATLDAEGQARYSFHAEGTADWGWSAAELSADRLGGASCLHTGSLALVREPGAGAVAEFAGRAEATVSIDPNVRPSLASREDYLSRMPQWCALADILKLSADDLAFLMPDVSMVRACELWHAAGTRLIVVTMGAAGALVSMDGAVVTVPAEPVEVVDTIGAGDSFTAGLLHRLESRGLLGGRLDGLDLASAAEAAAFGATVAALTCAVAGADPPWADQLISQPRP, encoded by the coding sequence ATGATCGCCGTCCTTGGTGAGTGCGTCGCCGACGCCTTCGCCGACAGGCGCCCGGGCGAGCTGGCGATGCGGGTACTGCCAGGCGGCGGGCCCAGCAACACCGCGGTCGCCCTGGCCCGCCTCGGCACCCCCGCCAGATTCCTCGGGCGCCTGTCGGACGACGTGTTCGGCGAGCTGTTCCGCGAGCGCATGGCCGCCTCCGGGGTCGACCTGTCGGCGTGCGTGCGGGCCCGCGAGCCGAGCACGCTGGCCGTCGCCACCCTGGATGCCGAGGGGCAGGCCCGCTACTCCTTCCACGCCGAGGGCACGGCCGACTGGGGATGGAGCGCCGCCGAGCTGTCGGCTGACCGGCTCGGCGGCGCGTCGTGCCTGCACACGGGGTCGCTGGCACTGGTCAGGGAGCCCGGAGCCGGCGCGGTGGCCGAGTTCGCGGGGCGGGCCGAGGCGACCGTCTCCATCGATCCCAACGTACGGCCCAGCCTGGCCTCGCGAGAGGACTACCTGTCGCGGATGCCGCAGTGGTGCGCGCTGGCCGACATCCTGAAGCTCAGCGCCGACGACCTGGCGTTCCTGATGCCGGACGTCTCGATGGTCAGGGCGTGCGAGCTCTGGCACGCGGCGGGGACGCGGCTGATCGTGGTGACGATGGGGGCCGCGGGGGCGCTGGTCTCGATGGACGGGGCCGTGGTGACGGTGCCGGCGGAGCCGGTGGAGGTGGTGGACACGATCGGCGCGGGAGACTCCTTCACGGCGGGGCTGCTGCACCGGCTCGAGTCCAGGGGCCTGCTGGGCGGGCGGCTGGACGGGCTGGACCTCGCCTCGGCCGCCGAGGCCGCCGCCTTCGGGGCCACGGTGGCGGCGCTGACCTGCGCGGTGGCGGGCGCCGACCCACCCTGGGCCGACCAGCTCATCTCCCAGCCCAGGCCCTGA